CCTGCCCGAGCACCCGCCGCCAGCAGCATGGCTTCTAGGATGGACTCACAGGGCCACAACCAGGCGTCTCCCCACTCCTGATCCCACAAATGACTTAGCTTCTGGGACAACAGAGAGGACAGGGCGGCTGACACCCAACTCACCTCGTACTGCAGCTTCTGTTTCCCTGCTGGCATGCCTGTGGCTTCGTGAATCTTCACCTTGATGACAGAGACCTGTGGGACGGAGGAGCGGTCAGTCACCCCTCGCTAAGGTCAGCTGGAGGAAGTGTCCCCGAGGCCTTGGTGGCCCTGCACCTGAGGCCAGTTGGGGGCAGCAACTCTTACCTGGTCTGTGAGGGGGAGGGTGAAGACCAGCACCTGTCCGTTCAGTTTCCATTCCGTCTTATCCTGCATGTTGGGCACCTGGACTTTGATAGACACTGGACCCTGCAAATCAGGAGCGGCCATTACGCCCGGGAAGTCCTGGGTCAACCACAACTACGCTCTCTAGTCCTGGGCCCTCAAGACAATGTCACTTGCCCGTCAGGACTCCTGGACTCTGGCCTCATTCACTACTGACACCAGCTGTGACATCGAGCCACTCACTCCCCTTTTCAAGAACTGATCTCTTTCTTTAGAATGATCCCTAACCTGCCTAACGGTGAGGCTGGAGCTGAAGAAGGGACATGCAAGTGCTCTGCAAGCCTCAAGAAGTACCACAGGGGAAAGAACATGAACTGTGaggtcagaagacctgggttcccaACTCAGTGAAGCAGCTGATCACAACTGCTGGCCGGTGAGGCTGCGAGCCTTCAGTAAAAGGTGTGGTTCTATCCCAGCACTTGAATAGGTACTCAAGAAATGGAAACTACtgtcagaaatgaagaaaaaaaaaaaaaagatctgctcAAATGCCCTGGGGCAGTGGGGCTGGGACTGTTTCTGCCTCCTCACTAGAGCCTGCCAGCTTCCCCAGGCCCCGGAAGTGCCGAGGTTCCCAGCTCTTGTTCCTAGTACCCCAACAGGATCCCTACAAGACAAGACTCCTGAGGGCAGCAACTGGAAGCAAAGGTCACAAAGAAACGAAGAACTGTCCCCAGGATTTCCTCCTGTGTCCTGAGCCCCATTCATACTGGAGTCCGGCTGCCTGTGCAGCTGGGTCCAGGGGGGCCGCTGACAGCTGACGGCTGACCCCACATTAGGCATGCTGGGCACTTGGAAGCCTCAGAAGCCTCCTGGGCCTCCAGCAGCTGACCTAGGTCCCAGCAGCCAAAACCACGGGAGCAGCTCAGGGTGGACCAAGGCGTGTAACAGGGGCGGGACGGTTCCCCCGACCTGTCTGGACACTGCAGTGTGGGCGACTCTGGGTCACATGCCTTGTTTCTGCGCAGAAACTCCTCCTCGGGCATGAGGCTGTCCTCGGTCTTCAGTTTCTTAGACGCAGGCTCGTCTTCCATGGGAGGCGGGGGGTGGACAGGCGGCATGGGGGCTGGAGCAGGGACAGGTGCCACAGGTGGGGCGGGCACAAAAGCTGCAGGGCAGGAGCGAGCAGCCACATGAGTGTGAGGAAGGCGCCCAGGACTCTGGGGGCTGACGGTGAGGGGAGACTGCACAGGTTTCCACCTTCTCCCCGTCAGAGGCGTGAAAGACCACTCCTGGCCGAGTCTGGCAGCCAGTGAGCTCCCCGGCAGGGGACCTGGGCACCTGCCCAGACTGGGTAGCAGGAAGCTGGAGGAAGGGCGGGACTGACGGAAGGAGCAGGGGCTGCCCACAGGATCCATGGTCAGGCCTCAGCGCCCGTCCAGGCCTGACCCCACTGGGCACACATACCCCAGTTCTGCCCCATCAGCCTATCTCCCCCAGGGGTCTCTCACAGAGCTAAGCTAAGGCTCTCCTCTGGGCTGGAGGCACAGCTGCAACAGCTGGTGCTCCTCTCACCCACTGCCCTGCTCAGGGCCTGCCCTGCAGCACCGGCCCAGCGGCCTGGAAAGCGACATGAGACACTGACCTGTCGGCACAATCATGGGTGGTGGGCGAGGTGCCATGATAGGAGGGGCCGAGGGAGGCATGGGCACCACGTTGATCCTGGGCGCATGGATGATCGGCGGCATGGGGGCGATCACCGAGCCTGGGGGCAGCCGGACCACGGATGCCATCGGGGGCCGGGGCATGACGGGTACTGCGGACACAACCGTGGTGCGGACGGGAGGCGGCATCTGTGGGCAGAAGGGACCCACGGGTCACAGGAAGCCAAGGCTACACCCCAGGGCACACCAGCCGGCAGCTGACCCCCTGCAGCCTCTGGGGATGGCGCTGGATAGCCTGGAGCTGAGAGCGCAGCCTCACATGGGGCTCTGACAGAACCACACGGAGAGAGACCCAGAGCGACACTCTTGCCACTTGGGACTCCACCCACGAGAGAGAAACTGGAGATGCCCTTGACTCAGTCCACTGGACTCAGGCCAGCGGTCCTCCAAGGCCCCTTCAGTCCTCCTGGCCTCCCTGACCCAAGCCTGCTTCTCACATTTGCCACCCGCCTCCCTCCCAGTTCCAGCCCTCCCACACAAATGGAAGACCAGGCTGGAGGTTCCCACTTCTAACTAAAGGGTTCTTTTCTCGACTTGACCCATTCTGCCCTCGGGCTCCTATGAGACCACTGCCCTGGGCTGGCACCATCCAACCCAGGGAACCCAACTTCAGGGGCCCGTCGGGGTGGCTGCGGGCTAACCGCGGGCGGCCGGGGCACCGACGTAATAGGCGGGGCCGAGCTGGGGATGTTGGTGGCTGAGGACGGCGGTGGCGGCTGCTGGGGGATCTCGCTGGGCTTGCTCGGGCCGATCTTCTCTTTGGTGTCATCCTCTGGCACCAGGCCCTTCGCCTTGTGGATGGCCTCAATCTGCTCCTGGAGGGTGATGTTGGCCTGGGCGGCCTGCTGGGTCCGGGCCATGCTGCCAGAGTGGCCGTCCCAGGTCACCTGCACGGGAAGCAAGGCCACACTGGTCAGGGCTCCCGGAACTGAGCGTGAGTGGGGTGCTGGCACCAGGAAAGGCGGAGGCAGTCACCAAGCCGCACCTTCTCTTCCGGCTTCTGGATCTCCTCCTCGCCAATCTTCTTACCGATGGCTGTTTCCTCCACACCAAAGATGTCCGTACGCCGCTCGGCCAGCTGCTTCAAGCTGCTCTCGATATCCAGACCTGGATAGAATCAGGGAACACAGAGGAAAACTAAACCCGGTGCCTGTCCAACAAGATGGCGGCTCAATCGGTGCAGGTGGAGGCTGTTCTTACGGGACACAGCTGTCTGTGGGTGCCAGGGCCTCGCGCCGGCCCTCTGAGCCTGGGGAAGGCCGACTGATGACCACTAGGCCTGGAAACCGGGGCATGTCCAACCCCCACTAGACGAAAGGCATCCGAGCGGACAGGGCCACACGAGCAGCGTGGCAAGGGGGAGAGTGCGGACTCTGGGAGGGGCCTCCAGCCTCCGGGAcagtccctccctccctgcagggCTGCTCCTCACAGTCAAGGGGCCAGTGTGTTCAAGACGCTCAGCGCCCTCCAGCCGCCACAGCCTCTACTCTAAGACGGCCTGGGAGTGAGCACCCCTCCCGGCTGCAGTCAGATCCTGCTCCAGGATGCCGACGGGCACACGCCACCCACCTCGGGTGCCCGCCTCTGCAGGAATCCTCTGCAGGGTTTCTAGGAAGCGGGCGGTTCTTTTGTGGCTTCCTAGACCACACCTATCCTCAAAAGCTCCTGGTGACCTCAAAGCTTTCTACATTTGATTAAAGCGTGTTGACTATTAACTTTAGAGATCCCAATGGGCCAAAACGAGTCAGGGCTGAGTCAAAGGAGGGGTGCGGTCCGAGCGGGGAACACCCCGCCTCACCTGGCGCGTACACCTCGTCGTCGCTCTGCTTCTCACGGATGGAGCGATCCCGCTGCTCCAGCCAACGGGGGTCGAGGAGCCCGATGCGCATGTGCTCCTGCATCTTGCTGGCGGGGATCTTCTCCCCAGTGATGGGGGACACAAGATACTCATCGGCAGCGGGGGCCGCAGGCAGCGGCTTGGACGCTGAGAGGCGACAGAGGTGGCCGAGTGAGAACCCGGGCAGCAGCCTGGGTTGAGAGGGTGCTGCTTCATCCCTCCACTGCCCACGCAGTGCCATGCTTGCCCAGGCCCTGTGCGCTGAGCCAGGGCACCACAGATGACCAAGTCCCACGCCCTGCCGTGAGGCCCACAACACAGGGGCTCTCAGTGCCTATGACAAGCCCCCGCTAGCCATCCTGGAAACAAACACAGGTCTGAGAGACACGAGGCATAAAAATGGAACCCACCTTTTGGGTCGTAGTCCTTCCGGACAATGACCTGGTCTGGAGTTGGGGGCAGAGGTGGCGGCATGGGCGTCTCCGGGGGGGGCGGCACTTTCTGCCCTTCCTCTTCATCATCCGAACCCTGAAAAGCAAGGCAGTAGTGTGACCCAGGGCAGGAACGAGAAGCCACCTCCCTGCAGCTGAGCCCGGCAGCTTGCAGGGTGGCAAGCAGCCGAGGCCCCTGCCGGCCAGCATCCCTGTGCTAAGCTCCCCGGGCAGCCGGGGCCAGCCGGCAGCAGGCCAAgcagcttcctcacagcatgaATGGCAGTGCTGGGGGCTGTGGTGCTGACACTCTGCCCAGGCATTTCCAGCAGCTGGCACCAAGCAGTCCCAGGAGGCCAAGGGCACTTAACGTGCTGGGGAGGGCCACAGAGGGCGAGTCAGCGCTCAATGGGAGCCATGCAAGGAGCAATgctgggagggagagaaaaagtcAATTCCCACAGACACGTGGGCCTTCCTTCTCAGGCTGCACACAAATTCTTTCCGAGAGGAGGAAAGCGGCTTGGCTCTGGAGACTCTAAGCCTGTGGGGAGGCCTGGCTCAAAGGGGCAGAGGCAcccagaggaagcacaagctacaATCAGAAAAGCTCTGGAAACCGCTAATCGTTTGGACCTAGGCTCAAAACATCCAAGTATCCGGGACAGAGGGTTCCCTAAGGAAAGCCAGCCTGGGGGCAATGGTGAGCGGGGCCTCTGGGCAGAGGAGGACGGTCACCAAACAAGCCGACGCGGCTCGTGGACCCTCGCCTATGAAGGAATCTTTGTTGCCCGAGCTGGAGAAAGGGGCGCCTTACTCAGGACCCAGGCCTGCTCTCAGGGTTCACGAGGGGGCTGGCACACTCACTCTGACGGAGGAGCGCACCCCTTTGCCCTTGGCTCCAGGGAAGAGTCACCCCAGACCCCCCAGGAGCGCACCTCGTCCATGTCTTGTACTTGGGTGTCCTGGTCCAGCTGGGACGGAGGCTCCTCCGCCTTCTCCTGTTTCTCGTCCTCCTCATCGGACTCGACCTCCATCTCGACCTCCTCGCTCTCCCCAAACTTCTCGTAGCGCTCCTGAATGAGGATCCGGGCCCCCAGCTCCTCCGGGGTGGTGGGCGGGGGGAAGTTCCCTGGCAGAGGGCGAGCAGGAGTCAAGGGAGGGCTCCACAGACACTCCTGTCAGAGGCCCGTCAGGCGGCCTGCCCCACGCCGTCGGCTCTCACGGCTGGGGCCGCCtggtctccctcccacccccagaggCCCACCCAGGGCCGGGCACAATGCTATCTGTCGAACTGAGAGTAACTGGGGCAGCGGGAGGACCGAAGTCCTCCGGAAACAAGGAGGAGACAGAAGCCTCACTGGGATCCTCCCGCTCCCCGGGGACAGCCTGGCCCACTCCCCCAGGACGATGGCACCAAGCTCCTGGCTCCGCCAACAGAAGTCACAGACCAACCTTGCTCGTTGGGTTGGAAGTCCACTGTTTCCACCACCACGAAGTCATGCCAGTCGATCTGAGCGTAGGCGACccgctccttctccttctcctcctcttccttcttcctctcgcGCTCCTGGAACTTGGCCCACTCCACGCGGTAGCACACCTGAAGGGAAGAGAACGGCGCGGTGCTGAGCTGAAATCAGGGTTGGCTCCCGAGGAGGCTGTCACCTCCAGGGCCTTCACCAGAGTCAGCGTCTCCTTCAGAAcaggaggctgctctgcccaccaGGGGGACTTCCTGGAACAGACTATGGAACCTGCATCTGGTTTTAGCCAGGCCCAGAGTCTGGACAGGATGAAAATCTGAATGCCAGAGACCTTTGTCTGGGCCCCAAGGGCAGCTCTCTGTTAGAACCTCAAAGTTTTCTGCCTGAGTTGGCGGGTTGCGAGCAAACTCCTCCCTCCCAGGAAGTCTGTGTGACCACCACGTGCCCACAGGAGCTGCGGCAGCCTGACCGCCTGCACAACAGAAGGCTTCAAGCAGCCTCCCAGAACCGCCAGCATCAACACGCCTGGTCTCCTGACTCTGAAAACCGGGCTTCAAAACCGGACTTGGGCAATTGCCGCCCAAGAACCCATTCAAAAGCTGGCTTCTAGCAAGAGAAGAAGACCGGAGACCGAgagaagtgaagaggagagtggcaAGTTAGGGAccagggaacccaggtctctttggTTTTTGCAGCCTCAGTGCCCTTCTTCCCCCCACGACTAAGGTGTCGATTCAGAGACCGCAGACACATAGCAGGACCCACACGCTGGGACCTGTGCTGTTAGTAACTGGCCGTAAGAAATGcagtttaggacttccctggcggcacACCTGCCCGCAGGGCATGTGGGTTGGAACCCTGATCTGGGATGATTCCTCAcgcctcggagcagctaagcccgagtGCTGGAGGGCCCATGTGCTGTACCTGCTGAAGCCCACGcgtccagagcctgtgctccgcaacatgGGAAGCCCCCACGCCGCAccaaagagcagcccccgctcaccacaagcAGAGGCAGCCGCACCAAGTGgcgagacccagcacagccacaaagaaCAAGacgatcagaaaggaagaaaggaagaaggtcAGCCTACCTGGTCCAAAACTTCCCGGGggttctctgcctctttcttgaGTTTGGTAAATAAGCCTTTGGGTGGAATCAGGATCTGAAACACAGAGACGGCAAAGCACCTGTTAGTGCAGCGCCGCGGGACAGagtggcccctggaggagaagggagagcgCGGGGTCGCGGGGCCAGCCTCACTCAGCTGGGCGACGCTAGGCACGTTCCTTAACCTCTGCGACTTGGCTCGCTTCTACAAACCGGTGACACCGCCACTTAAAGGTGGCACTGTCAACTTAAAAGGCTGCGAGGATTCGCAGGGAGGAAGCAAAAGCACCCGCAGATTACCACGCACACCGTCAGCATGCAGTGACTGCCCCCGGGGCGGGTCTGCCTTTCCACTTCTGCACACGCCCCCCAGGATCCCCAGCGACCGTGCTgaagactgcagcccacaggtTCCCCCTCCCTGGACTTCCACGCCCTGCCTTCTCTGGAGCATTTTATCCACGGTGTTTATCACCACTGGACACACACTAACGGTGCACTTGCATGTCGCCCCCTCACTAGACCAGTCTCCACAAAGACAAGAGATTTCTGTCTTCAGTTCACTGCTGCATACCCAGAGCTTGGAACAGGGCCTGGCACGCAGAGCTTATTTGCTGAGACAGCAAATGGTGGCCTCATGTAAAAGAGCCACTCTTTCC
This is a stretch of genomic DNA from Budorcas taxicolor isolate Tak-1 chromosome 17, Takin1.1, whole genome shotgun sequence. It encodes these proteins:
- the SF3A1 gene encoding splicing factor 3A subunit 1, whose protein sequence is MPAGPVQAVPPPPPAATEPKQPTEEEASSKEDSTPSKPVVGIIYPPPEVRNIVDKTASFVARNGPEFEARIRQNEINNPKFNFLNPNDPYHAYYRHKVSEFKEGKAQEPSAAIPKVMQQQQASQQQLPQKVQAQVIQETIVPKEPPPEFEFIADPPSISAFDLDVVKLTAQFVARNGRQFLTQLMQKEQRNYQFDFLRPQHSLFNYFTKLVEQYTKILIPPKGLFTKLKKEAENPREVLDQVCYRVEWAKFQERERKKEEEEKEKERVAYAQIDWHDFVVVETVDFQPNEQGNFPPPTTPEELGARILIQERYEKFGESEEVEMEVESDEEDEKQEKAEEPPSQLDQDTQVQDMDEGSDDEEEGQKVPPPPETPMPPPLPPTPDQVIVRKDYDPKASKPLPAAPAADEYLVSPITGEKIPASKMQEHMRIGLLDPRWLEQRDRSIREKQSDDEVYAPGLDIESSLKQLAERRTDIFGVEETAIGKKIGEEEIQKPEEKVTWDGHSGSMARTQQAAQANITLQEQIEAIHKAKGLVPEDDTKEKIGPSKPSEIPQQPPPPSSATNIPSSAPPITSVPRPPAMPPPVRTTVVSAVPVMPRPPMASVVRLPPGSVIAPMPPIIHAPRINVVPMPPSAPPIMAPRPPPMIVPTAFVPAPPVAPVPAPAPMPPVHPPPPMEDEPASKKLKTEDSLMPEEEFLRRNKGPVSIKVQVPNMQDKTEWKLNGQVLVFTLPLTDQVSVIKVKIHEATGMPAGKQKLQYEGIFIKDSNSLAYYNMANGAVIHLALKERGGRKK